In the Primulina eburnea isolate SZY01 unplaced genomic scaffold, ASM2296580v1 ctg739_ERROPOS11973397, whole genome shotgun sequence genome, one interval contains:
- the LOC140822257 gene encoding protein REVEILLE 3-like isoform X2: MVSVYPSPPPGQDFNHFGSSFYMAGSGGGGGDFMDIGLVGMSKRSDDDMNLPQMVPFVSSGMEDPNKKIRKPYTITKSRESWTEEEHDRFLEALHLFDRDWKKIEAFVGSKSVIQIRSHAQKYFLKVQKNGKTEHLPPPRPKRKASHPYPQKVPKNGHAGRPDPLLGSRNPVCSSPLSPWTYNVVPTCTVSHISKDDIEAVGFTMTQNCSGSNDDGSTLQSWKSEKINYQGEGNQCKAVRAMPDFAQVYGYIGSIFDPKASDHLQRLKKMDPINVETILMLMKNLSINLVSSEFEDHRRLLSSYSVGIENNSMGCTISSA, translated from the exons ATGGTGTCGGTTTACCCGAGTCCTCCACCGGGTCAGGATTTTAACCATTTTGGCAGCAGTTTTTACATGGCCGGAAGTGGCGGCGGAGGTGGGGATTTCATGGATATAGGGCTTGTGGGGATGTCGAAGAGAAGCGACGATGACATGAACTTGCCTCAAATGGTTCCGTTCGTGAGTTCGGGCATGGAGGATCCGAACAAGAAGATCCGAAAGCCTTACACGATCACCAAGTCCAGAGAGAGCTGGACCGAGGAGGAGCACGACCGATTCCTGGAGGCTCTCCATCT ATTTGATCGTGACTGGAAGAAGATAGAAGCATTTGTGGGGTCAAAGTCAGTGATCCAG ATACGTAGTCATGCTCAGAAATATTTTCTGAAGGTCCAGAAGAATGGCAAAACTGAGCACTTGCCTCCTCCACGTCCAAAGAGAAAAGCATCTCATCCGTATCCACAAAAGGTCCCAAAAAATG GGCATGCTGGGAGGCCTGATCCACTGTTGGGGTCAAGAAATCCAGTCTGCAGTTCACCTTTGTCTCCTTGGACGTACAATGTTGTTCCAACATGCACTGTCTCACATATATCAAAAG ATGATATCGAAGCAGTCGGTTTTACCATGACACAAAATTGTAGTGGCAGCAATGATGATGGTAGCACTCTTCAGTCATGGAAGTCTGAAAAGATCAATTACCAAGGAGAAGGAAACCAATGCAAAGCTGTGAGAG CTATGCCAGATTTTGCACAAGTTTATGGCTATATTGGCAGTATCTTTGATCCGAAGGCAAGTGATCACTTGCAAAGGCTGAAAAAGATGGACCCTATAAATGTTGAGACG attttgatgtTGATGAAGAATCTTTCAATTAATTTGGTGAGCTCCGAGTTTGAGGATCAT AGGAGGTTGCTATCATCGTACAGTGTTGGAATTGAAAACAATAGCATGGGTTGCACAATCTCATCTGCATAG
- the LOC140822257 gene encoding protein REVEILLE 6-like isoform X1, with translation MVSVYPSPPPGQDFNHFGSSFYMAGSGGGGGDFMDIGLVGMSKRSDDDMNLPQMVPFVSSGMEDPNKKIRKPYTITKSRESWTEEEHDRFLEALHLFDRDWKKIEAFVGSKSVIQIRSHAQKYFLKVQKNGKTEHLPPPRPKRKASHPYPQKVPKNVSAVSQANGALKSSSALHDAGHAGRPDPLLGSRNPVCSSPLSPWTYNVVPTCTVSHISKDDIEAVGFTMTQNCSGSNDDGSTLQSWKSEKINYQGEGNQCKAVRAMPDFAQVYGYIGSIFDPKASDHLQRLKKMDPINVETILMLMKNLSINLVSSEFEDHRRLLSSYSVGIENNSMGCTISSA, from the exons ATGGTGTCGGTTTACCCGAGTCCTCCACCGGGTCAGGATTTTAACCATTTTGGCAGCAGTTTTTACATGGCCGGAAGTGGCGGCGGAGGTGGGGATTTCATGGATATAGGGCTTGTGGGGATGTCGAAGAGAAGCGACGATGACATGAACTTGCCTCAAATGGTTCCGTTCGTGAGTTCGGGCATGGAGGATCCGAACAAGAAGATCCGAAAGCCTTACACGATCACCAAGTCCAGAGAGAGCTGGACCGAGGAGGAGCACGACCGATTCCTGGAGGCTCTCCATCT ATTTGATCGTGACTGGAAGAAGATAGAAGCATTTGTGGGGTCAAAGTCAGTGATCCAG ATACGTAGTCATGCTCAGAAATATTTTCTGAAGGTCCAGAAGAATGGCAAAACTGAGCACTTGCCTCCTCCACGTCCAAAGAGAAAAGCATCTCATCCGTATCCACAAAAGGTCCCAAAAAATG TTTCAGCGGTGTCTCAAGCCAATGGTGCATTAAAATCTTCATCTGCTCTGCATGATGCAGGGCATGCTGGGAGGCCTGATCCACTGTTGGGGTCAAGAAATCCAGTCTGCAGTTCACCTTTGTCTCCTTGGACGTACAATGTTGTTCCAACATGCACTGTCTCACATATATCAAAAG ATGATATCGAAGCAGTCGGTTTTACCATGACACAAAATTGTAGTGGCAGCAATGATGATGGTAGCACTCTTCAGTCATGGAAGTCTGAAAAGATCAATTACCAAGGAGAAGGAAACCAATGCAAAGCTGTGAGAG CTATGCCAGATTTTGCACAAGTTTATGGCTATATTGGCAGTATCTTTGATCCGAAGGCAAGTGATCACTTGCAAAGGCTGAAAAAGATGGACCCTATAAATGTTGAGACG attttgatgtTGATGAAGAATCTTTCAATTAATTTGGTGAGCTCCGAGTTTGAGGATCAT AGGAGGTTGCTATCATCGTACAGTGTTGGAATTGAAAACAATAGCATGGGTTGCACAATCTCATCTGCATAG
- the LOC140822174 gene encoding probable polygalacturonase, whose amino-acid sequence MNYLGRSTFSCLQILALVLGVMSGVECRKARILKSFEYSAISCRSHSASIEEFGGVGDGVTLNTNAFQEAVNQLSQYGSDGGAQLFVPAGKWLTGSFNLTSHFTLYLHSDAVLLASQDISSWPVVDPLPSYGHGRDAAGGRYISLIFGTNLTDVVITGENGTIDGQGELWWWQFHGKKLKYTRPYLIEIMHSGNIQISNLTLVNSPSWNIHPVYSSNIIIQGITILAPITSPNTDGINPDSCTNTRIEDNYIVSGDDCIAVKSGWDEYGISYGMPTKQLLIRRLTCVSPYSAAIALGSEMSGGIEDVRAQDITAIHTESGIRIKTAVGRGGYVKDIYVKGMNLHTMKWVFWMTGNYGSHADNHYDPNALPKITGINYRDVVAENVSMAARLEGISGDPFTGICISNVTIGMALKAKKYPWTCVEVEGISSGVMPPPCNLLPDQGEEKQGMCDFPSDTLAIETMEQQKCSYSMN is encoded by the exons ATGAACTACTTGGGGAGAAGTACCTTTTCCTGTCTTCAA ATTCTTGCACTGGTCCTCGGTGTTATGAGCGGAGTTGAATGCAGAAAGGCAAGAATTCTGAAGTCATTTGAGTATTCAGCCATCAGTTGCAGGAGTCACAGTGCATCAATAGAAGAATTTGGTGGGGTTGGAGATGGAGTTACATTGAACACAAATGCATTTCAAGAAGCAGTTAACCAGCTAAGCCAATATGGTTCAGATGGTGGGGCTCAGCTCTTTGTTCCTGCTGGTAAATGGTTAACAGGAAGCTTCAATCTCACAAGTCATTTCACTCTGTATCTCCATAGTGATGCAGTTCTTCTTGCCTCTCAG GATATAAGTTCCTGGCCTGTTGTTGATCCCTTGCCATCCTATGGTCATGGAAGAGATGCGGCTGGGGGACGATACATCAGTCTCATCTTTGGGACAAATCTCACTGATGTTGTGATCACAG GTGAGAATGGTACAATTGATGGTCAAGGTGAACTATGGTGGTGGCAGTTTCACGGGAAAAAGCTAAAATATACAAGACCTTACCTTATTGAAATCATGCATTCAGGCAACATCCAAATTTCCAATCTAACACTCGTGAATTCTCCATCATGGAATATTCACCCTGTTTACAGCAG CAATATAATTATACAAGGCATTACAATCCTAGCACCAATAACATCACCGAACACAGATGGGATAAATCCAG ATTCTTGCACAAACACAAGAATTGAAGACAACTACATCGTCTCCGGAGATGATTGTATTGCAGTAAAAAGTGGGTGGGATGAATACGGTATAAGCTACGGAATGCCTACAAAACAACTACTAATAAGACGCCTCACCTGTGTTTCACCTTACAGTGCCGCCATAGCCTTAGGGAGTGAAATGTCAGGCGGGATTGAAGATGTGAGAGCTCAAGACATAACAGCCATTCACACAGAATCAGGTATCAGAATCAAGACAGCAGTAGGCAGAGGTGGCTATGTAAAAGACATATATGTAAAAGGCATGAATTTACATACCATGAAATGGGTATTCTGGATGACCGGAAACTACGGCTCTCATGCTGACAACCATTATGATCCAAACGCGCTACCGAAGATAACTGGGATCAACTACCGGGATGTGGTGGCTGAAAACGTATCCATGGCGGCAAGACTAGAGGGAATTTCGGGCGATCCATTCACCGGGATTTGCATTTCTAATGTGACTATAGGGATGGCACTGAAGGCTAAGAAGTATCCATGGACTTGTGTCGAGGTGGAGGGGATTTCAAGTGGGGTGATGCCACCACCGTGTAATCTGCTGCCTGATCAGGGTGAAGAGAAACAAGGAATGTGTGACTTTCCTTCAGACACTTTGGCTATTGAGACTATGGAGCAACAGAAATGTTCCTACAGCATGAATTAA
- the LOC140822218 gene encoding brassinosteroid-responsive RING protein 1-like, with protein sequence MSSLIGVMGFTEILRPKITFFLWEFFKKFIIFTLFKLMGFSGTPETETRLQENQTRKPTELIRKLLPVIEISEQSANAHAGSGEISGSCAVCLCEYLGGEEIRCLRTCEHVFHRSCLDRWMNRDQWTCPLCRTPITPPQISLLAVSVFVDQDSEDHGT encoded by the coding sequence ATGAGCAGCTTGATTGGGGTCATGGGCTTCACAGAAATACTACGTCCCAAGATTACATTTTTCTTGTGGGAATTCTTCAagaaatttataattttcacTCTCTTCAAGCTCATGGGCTTCTCAGGCACTCCTGAAACTGAAACACGTCTCCAAGAAAATCAGACCCGGAAGCCCACCGAACTAATACGGAAACTACTTCCGGTGATCGAGATCTCTGAACAGTCCGCCAACGCCCACGCCGGAAGCGGAGAAATATCAGGAAGCTGCGCGGTTTGCTTGTGCGAGTATCTGGGAGGAGAAGAAATCAGGTGCTTGCGGACTTGTGAGCACGTTTTCCACCGGAGTTGCCTGGACCGTTGGATGAACCGCGATCAGTGGACCTGCCCGCTGTGCAGAACCCCGATTACGCCGCCTCAAATTTCATTGCTAGCTGTTAGTGTTTTCGTCGACCAGGACTCAGAAGATCATGGCACGTAA